In the genome of Chrysoperla carnea chromosome 5, inChrCarn1.1, whole genome shotgun sequence, the window ACCTTTTTGCTTGACGTCAGGCCTTAACATGATCTTTTAGCACCATCTGCTTAATATAGCATCTGTAACCCGGAGACGTCACGCCTTCAGGTAGGTTTTTGAGGAGGATACAGAGGATCCCTTGGTCTAGATGCTATGAATCTACTTGCGGTACCCCTTTGACTAAAGCCTTTCATCTAATGGTGCAATGTCTGCAATCCGACTTTTCAAAAGTTTGCATAAGCGTTGGATGGAAGTCGTCTATATAAAAGCACCTACACCTTTTGCAAGATTAAGATTATTTGTATTGACtggtcattaaaaaaattatttttaccattaATTCTTCATTGATTATCATTTTACTTATAATAGAATGAACAACAGCTCGATCTAATTCAAACATTTTTGCTAGAGCTGGCATTGAAATGGAATCATATACATGGGAATAAGTGAATAAGTATGTTCGTAAGGATTCTTCACGAATCAATTTGGTTAACATTCCTCGAACATTATCAGCTTGATAGAATAAATCCCAAacctaaaaagtaaataaaaataaattatttagtatttaatcaatttttcttaaaactattttaaattgtcGATAACCGCGGGAATTTTATAActtacgaaataaaaatattttacactttatatTACTCtcgattaaaattataaaaagtatgaAGAGGTGTACAAACTAGCTGTTACAACATTCAAAATTTGAACATTCTAAAGCTGATGGTTTTGAGTTATGCAAgttatcgaaatttttgaagataACTACAttcaaaagaatataaaaaaagaagcgaacaattaaatactaaaaaaggAGATGTGCAacaagattttaattaaaacagtcttaaatctaaaatttcaactttttatagGTAATGATTTTTTGTTATGGGAgctatagaaaattttcgatattgttACGTTCAAAGACGTATAGAGGAAGGTGTGTGTGACTAGATGCTACAACAATACTGAATAAAAATTAGACATTTCTATGGATAATCGTTTCATATATTCAAACAACTTGAAGAATCTCACTCAATATCATTCataaatattgttgttgtttttttttttttaagtataaaaccaaatgaagcacataaaaataatcttaatctCTACGTTATTGGCTAGCATGGTGTTTTGCGTCAATATCTCATTTTGGGCTTATCCTTTTTATTAAGTTCCGTGACTAGCTGGAATGAAGTGTAATAtggaattttcgatttttgtataaaatagctattattattatttattttatttgacccGAATGCTTATCAATTTACTACGTTTAACATCATACATTAGATTTTGTATAAAAGAGTTAAACAAATTTCTACTCTAATCTGTCCTTCCTTATGTATGGAATAGCAGCTAGAGGCAATAACCCGACAAATGTTGACTTTCAAGTTGTCTAATGTTAATGCCCCTGATATCTAACAAATTGTGAAACTGTGCAAAAATCATCTGTGCTGAcaatttgattttcaataaagaGTCGGCATAGATTGTTTTTACATCACTCACTCAAGCGCGGATCCACCGTGGTGGGGACGATGGGCATGTTCACAATCCTAATAGACTTGTCACATTTTCACGGTCTATTGAGGTCGGTAGGCTGATGATATTATATCCAATACTTAGTCATCATAAATTCTCACGTTATGccacatttttgaaaacatattatcTCTTTCTTTTTGACACATGAATGCTTGTATTGGAAAAATGAGATGACTATTCGCTGAGTGCGCGAATGGTAATCAAGAATAGTGCGTAGacatttactaatttaaaagCGTGTGTtctatacacatatacattatCGCCAAAACTTCCGATGGAATGGCACAGGAAAGATTATTCGGGCTAGCTCTcctaaatatacaaaaacaaaaatgtgaatCTGGACatcaatgaaattatcaacgttTTCGCGAAAATGAAACGTTACCTTGAATTTGCAATTAAATAAGcgcttaaataaaattatttaatgtaaaatgtatactagCGTTTAATTTAATAACCTTTAAGTTGtaagaatagggaatattcatgttatatttttaatttatagtttacaccgttataacaaagtaaaaaaatataaatattgtttaaaaatgctgtaagtgtaaaaaaatatttaaaatacattataattttgagatatttaaacgcagttttctGGCGCTCTCTATTGATGACGTCTAAGTAcatgatctgtcaattggtggcaattcaatgtataatttacacttttaaaaaatgaatttacatcacagaatttacactcgttaataattattaagtttacTCATAAAAAGCcatagaatagtataatttaatcaaataccatataaaatgtaagaaattaatatcatacagtatatcaacaaatttgacaagcccgtactatgatgtcacgtccgtataaaaatttgaatttccgttttagaaatttttaaatgccctcactgaatttgtacttttattaattaattttaagtaattaaaaatatattaattactaaaataatggtttagttgaaatgtccagtcattaaagttacggaagaaaaatatttgcaccaaatttaaatttcatgaatattccctatttcacCAAAATCGGTTTAGTACTTAAAAGATTCTAAATGTGAAACTGTGATTagcaaacaaacacacatttacttttgtaattttcgtgagcgaacaaactaacactttacaggtttattaatttagtaGTGTACACTGTAAATCTTGGTCAGGGCGTCATTTATTTTGTAAGCATCTCCTTTGTAGGAATGTACTATATCGATCATGAGCGAGTTCATAATTGGATTCGCATTTGGGCGATTTTAGGGTGGCAGTgaacacaactttttttgagGGATGGATGCGCGCCTGCACTCACTTTCTACAACTAGCATGTTTCATTCGTTTTATACAcacaatcatatttaaaaatttaaaaacaaatggtaAGAACTAAACTTTACTACATGGTGAAGAACGTTACTTTTATgtgtttaatttagttttaaataaaaacacttgtttttttatttgaaggtgATAACACTGGAAAGTCTGCTGTCATACACATATGAATGACGCGGCACATTAATCAATGTGTACAAAATCGTGTACGATTATTCATTacttgtttcttaaaaaactattttcgtaaacattaccttagcattcattttttcattgataataaaattattgcacGCCGACCAGTTACCATGACGCATAGCTTTAGCTGCAGCAACTACATGTTCACGCATTGATTCTGGTGGCCCAACTAACGATTGTCGTTCAGACGACCGTAATTGTTGATAGAATGTTTTACTAATCATCCGCCGACGTGCATCAAACTCATGAGCAGCCATATATGGAATTTCTAGTAACATAGCCGATACCAAATACACACATTCCAACAGTTccaaattaatatgcatatgGAATGGCATTTGAcgttgtttttcaattttttcttgttcTTTGCTACGTTCATGTTGACGTTGTGGTAATAAACCTTGTGCCAGTAACTCTTTAGGTTTACCGGTCATCATTAAATCAACTAGACAATTATGGGCGTCTTTAATGTTGGCATGACGGAATGCACATAATCCAAGATGAGCCATTGTACGATTGTATAGAATTTGTGTTGAGGGATCAGAATGATGGATTGTTTCTTGAAGATGTGACATTAGAACTAAATCACGTGCTTCAAACCAGTTATCGTGCAAAGCATGATGATAAATATGTGCCAGAATTGCACGGGTACGTAGACGATCGGTACCATCCTTggcataaatatatttacatagttTGTCCATTACTTGTTGTGATGTAATAACATTACTTGGTACTTCCccctgaataaaattaaatgtattttagattaaaaatatcACATATGCCTTTTATTAGGTACAGAATTCTTTGAATAAGAAATGATCATTATTAgtaaatcttaataaaaaatcttatatattattagtctagcaagtttttttctgtcctacccttatctttcttattcctttatcaaatttcatgattcacccctcattttcaagcttattatgtccaGGTTTGAAAATTGTACcgcaaaattaaaaactccCTGAACAAAAGCAGCAACCGGCATCATATAAATTTGGTTTCTTGGGGTCTTATCTACTTACCgtcaaattttcaagtcaatcgGAGTTATAGGAAAGAATTTAGTGATTTAGCCCTCGTATACTGTAGTAACCGACAAGCTAAAAATGCATAATCCGGACAGTCCAGTGTCGCAATTACAACTGTTGTGGCCTGTAGGCCGATTTTTTGTCTAGGCCCACTTAAGCAGAGCCGGACTTAGGCTGTCTAAACGGTAAATGCGGCACTGGAACACTCAGTAGTTTGACACGTCCAGtgattatatttagaaattttaaaaacaatgcaATTTTCGtggtaaacaaaaaataaataaataaatgaacttgggaaaatattttaattgaaccaCTCGttactgtttttaaattatgaacgCTTCTAGCCACGAAAGCCACTGTATGTACGCTCCTTACCGTAAAACTGGCtggcaaaatatataaattcaaaattatctatttttaacaacaaataaaaCGCATACTTTATTTAAGTCACATTCCCAATTGCGCTTTGACGTACTATTATAACTaccaaaagtaaaaagtaattgaaacaaaaactttaacttacacttttttgttttaaaacttgtggatcgaatttataatacaaatgttcaatttttcttaaataaattcgaCACAATTCTGATTGTACACTGGTACGTTCTAGATATTCTTGAACTTTATCAATAATTGTTGCAACACGACTTTCATCTTTCAATCGATCAACATATTCATTGCTATGTGGGTCACattcttttaacaattttgtgaATTCGTCATCCAAACGTTCCACTGATGTCAACACACAACCGCGTACTTTATATGGAGGTGTTTCCATTTGCTCGCCATCATCAGCAATTGTTTCAGACAACACTAAATCAGGAGTTGCTAACAACAAGTCTAATAAGTCTCCCATACGTTCCAATAatctgaaattaattttttttatttcaaaaaatggtctAAAGAAATTTAAAGGTGAAAGACAGAATGGAACATATCGATTTGCTTGGTATGTTTCgtttctaaaatttgtttttttatttgataataactgCTGAATATGAATATGAGGTTTGTAAGCAAAATGCCTtaattcaacatatttttgctcggaaacgattaaattttcgtaattataTATAGGATAATCCATTTTAATCGTGTCAGACATTTTTCTTCTAAGGcgtgcatttttttaataaatgtttcgCACAAAAGTTTCATCATTTGGAGAAGTAGGAGAGAGGtttcatgttaaaattaagATCATCTTATTATATGacgtatctaaaaaaaaaaaaatgggtttCCATTTAAGAATATGGAATTGACCTTCATTGGCCATGAAACCgtccaattataaaaaaactgatatagaaaatgtattttctctTCAAATGACGAAAGTCTTATacgaaacatttaaataaaaatgcactcCTTACAAAAAAGGGCACGATTAAAATGgatcacactgtatataatatataacccTCCCCCctattcaaatattcaaaataaaagcaCAACAAATAttctacatattttaatattaaggtTTTCATTCCATTTTCAGATGAACCATCCGGGTTCACACGGACGTAATTTGGCTTTCTCAGCACAAACTGAAAAGCTAGTCGACTTTCTCACCGATCGAAAAGACTAAGGTctatccataaattacgtcacacgTTAAGAGGGGGGGGGGGTCAATCAATTgtcacatttaaaattatttaaataattttacttactttGTCCAATATTCAGGTTTCATTGCATCAGAAACTTTTGGATTGTAATCGAATATGGCTGAAACAAtggcaaatttaattttacatagcACACCAGCTCCCAATTTATGTTGTTCAGCTACTGATTGTAATTCTTGTAATAATTCCATTTGTTCACGGCGGTCAGTACGTTTTTTACCACGCGCTGCCATCACTTCGATTAATTTACGTACAACCAAATTAGTATCGATTTCAGCATCTTTTGCGAACATTTTTGGTTTTTCCtacaatgaacaaattttttaagtaatatagaATTTAATCTGTAATTTATATGGGATCAAAAAAAGATACGAGGAAGTAAATTCCTGTGtcaacacaaataaatattacgAAAGAAAGGTTAAATGAAGCATCTATAACCCCTCCAGATACAACCTGTAGTATCTAGTCCAATTCTAATCCTTCGaagttacaaaagttttttttctgtcaatgacaaaaatttattacagcTTCCCAAATATCGTGTGTACACGGTCTCGAATACAAACATTTggtcatttgacgattcgaaaaaatcaactttagttaaaaatttttttgaataaagattattttgtgtttccggtcaaaaatttaaaactaaaattcgcgttttttttccaaattcttATATATAGAAAACGGTGAggaaaggtaaaaaatgtcaagaGTCAAACAGTGTTTAGAATGATCCAAAATATAATACCATAcgattttcaaatcaaatttttgaccaaaaccacaaaataatctttattttcgtcaataacgaattttcgGCAAAAACTCACACTTTTGcaaacgcttatatatcgaaaacggtgaggtttgATGAAAATTGTCAAGGGTCAAAGAATGTTTacgaattgtccaaaatataaaacataatagtttttaaattaaatttttgatcagaacCGCAAAATGACAAAACGAGTACAAAAACGAGTTTTCGTCGAAAATCCGCATTTTTCTTTTCGAACGCTTATATCCCGAAAACGATGAGGTAAGGTAAAAAATATCATGGatcaaaaaattcttagaattgtccaaaatataaaatctaatagtttttttaaatgtaaataaaaagattgtGGTGTCAAGAAATAGGGTACTTCAATCTCACTTTATGGGCgagaatggaaaaaaaaactctaGTTAGGATTAATATGATTTTCTTGAGTACACTCAAACAATCATTTTCCACCATCTCCGATACAAATCTACTGGTGTGGAGTCAAGAGTAAATTCCTGGGTTAAATGTCTTAAAAAAACaggttataaaattgaaaaattaggaAATTATATAAACTTACACTTGGAATGGCAACTCCACCTTTAACAGTTTCCCATTCTCCTTCGCCATCTTCGCCAGGTTCACGCCGTATACGGCGTCGTtccttttcttttctttctttaCGTTCTCTTCTCTTATCACGATCTTCATCGTCGTCTTTTTCAACATTAGTTctagataaaattaatattttaatataaagaattatttcaaattaaaatgtaattcatactttttcaaaaacttttcacgAATACTAGTATATTGAGCATCGTCTTCAGAGGAGTCACTATCTGAATCGGAATCAGAGCCCCAATAAGAATCTTCACTATCAGCATCGTCTCCTTTTGATGTAGGAATGGGTGCACTAATACTTTCTGAACCTGATCGACGAACTCCCCCACGTACTGGTAATTCTTCTTCTGATTCAACTTCGACTTCAgctgaagttaaaaaataaataaataaag includes:
- the LOC123301537 gene encoding eukaryotic translation initiation factor 3 subunit C, with protein sequence MSRFFATGSDSESESSSEEEQLPRAPAAVFTFSDDEEETKRVVRSTKVKRYEELTNIIKQIRNYKKIKDMSSMLSSFEDLMRAYTKALPVVAKEENGQTPRFYVRCLAELEDFINEMWEDREGRKNMSKNNSKSLTSMRQKLRKYNKEFEEDITKLRENPDQPDEEEEEEKPEVEVESEEELPVRGGVRRSGSESISAPIPTSKGDDADSEDSYWGSDSDSDSDSSEDDAQYTSIREKFLKKTNVEKDDDEDRDKRRERKERKEKERRRIRREPGEDGEGEWETVKGGVAIPSEKPKMFAKDAEIDTNLVVRKLIEVMAARGKKRTDRREQMELLQELQSVAEQHKLGAGVLCKIKFAIVSAIFDYNPKVSDAMKPEYWTKLLERMGDLLDLLLATPDLVLSETIADDGEQMETPPYKVRGCVLTSVERLDDEFTKLLKECDPHSNEYVDRLKDESRVATIIDKVQEYLERTSVQSELCRIYLRKIEHLYYKFDPQVLKQKSGEVPSNVITSQQVMDKLCKYIYAKDGTDRLRTRAILAHIYHHALHDNWFEARDLVLMSHLQETIHHSDPSTQILYNRTMAHLGLCAFRHANIKDAHNCLVDLMMTGKPKELLAQGLLPQRQHERSKEQEKIEKQRQMPFHMHINLELLECVYLVSAMLLEIPYMAAHEFDARRRMISKTFYQQLRSSERQSLVGPPESMREHVVAAAKAMRHGNWSACNNFIINEKMNAKVWDLFYQADNVRGMLTKLIREESLRTYLFTYSHVYDSISMPALAKMFELDRAVVHSIISKMIINEELMASLDDPTSTVVMHGSEPSRLQSLALQLTDKLNNFVDSNERIFEMKQGNFFIRGTNQGNFRGDRQNYRAGQNQEWNRQRRERGAQRNTEYNQ